The Streptomyces hundungensis genome contains the following window.
CCAGATGCGTCAGGATGTTGCAGCCGAGCCGGCCCGCCTCGCGGAAGGTGCCCTCGCTGCGGGAGGCGGTCACCCACACCGACAGGTCGTCCTGCACCGGGCGCGGGAAGACGGGCAGCGTGGTCTCGACGCCCAGCGGGTTGGGCCCGGTCCAGTGCCCGGTGCGCCAGGCGGTCCGGATGTCGGTGACATCCTTGATCATCTGCTCGCGCCGGGTCTCGTACTTCTCCGGCGCGATCACGAAGTCGTTGACGTTCCAGCCGGAGCCCACCGAGATCGCGACCCGGCCGCCCGAGATGCCGTCCACCATCGCGAAGTCCTCGACGATGCGGGCGGCCGGGTGCAGCGGCGTCACGACGCTGCCGGCCCGGATCTGGATGCGGCTCGTCACCGCGGCGATGGCCGCCGAGGTCACCGCCGGGTTGGGAAAGGCGCCGCCGAAGCGGTGGAAGTGCCGCTCGGGCGTCGATACGAAACCGAAGCCCAGCTCGTCGGCGCGGCGGGCCGCGTCCAGCATCAGCCGGTAGGTCTCCTCAGCCCGGTCGCCGACCGCGGCGAAGAAGAAGACACCGAAGTCCAGCGGCCGCTCACCTGCCGAGCCGTCCGCACCGTGGCTGCCGGTCTGCCGGGAATCCGCGTTCATTTAGCGCTGCCTCCTTCCCCGTCGGACGTCGTCGCGGCGGGGTCGTCACCATGGGGGCTTGCTGCCCGGCGACACCATGGGACGCCCCCTCGCACCGGACTCGAGTCCCGGGCAGGCCCGCGGCGCTCAAGGCGCCCTCAAGTCCCGCACGAGGCGGCTCGGTTGTGATGGATTCGAGCGAGATCCGAGGGAGGCTCGAAGGAGGCGGCCCGCTAAGTGCAGCGCTGCCAGGGGCGCGAGGAACTACGCGCCCAGCCCCACACGACCGTTAAGTGCAGCTCTGCTAGGGGCGCGGGGAACTGCGCGCCCAGCCACGCAAGGCCCGCAGCCGAAACCGCACCACCCGACCCGGTAAGCGCAACGCTGCTAAGGGGCGCGGGGAACTGCGCGCCCAGCCACGCACGGCCCGCAGCCGAAACCGAACCGCACCACCCCGCTCCGCAGCCCGCATCCACCGCCCCTCGACCCGGGGTCGAGACAACCCCCCCACGCTCAGGGTGACCAACATTCCGTTCCGATGACCACGAGGTTGCTGGATGACGACTCAGACGCTGGTTGCCGCGGACACCGGCACCGACACCGTCCACGGACTGCTCGCGGCCGCCGTGGCCGCCCGGCCCGACGCCCCCGCGGTGCGCGACGCCTCGGGCGTATGGACCTACGCGGAACTGGACGCCTGGTCACGGGCGTACGCCGACTGGCTCACCGCCCAGGGTGTGGGACACGCGGACCGGATCCTGGTCCGCGTCGGCAACACCCGGGAATTCACCGCCCTGATGTTCGGCGCGCTGCGCCGCGGCATCGCCTTCGTGCCGGTCAACCCGGCGATGAAGCGCTTCCACCTGAACACCGTCGTGCCGGACTGCGACCCGGTCCTCGTGATCGGCCAGGACGCCCAGGACACCGCAATCCTACGGAAGTTGACGGGCCGTCCGGTCTTCGAGCTCGACGTGGTACGCCGCGGCGCCGAGGCGCTGTACGACGCGTCCCTCGCCGCCGACGAGGCGCCCGTCGCCCCCGACGACCTCGGCCTGCTCATCTACACCTCCGGCTCCACCTCCGCGCCCAAGGCCGTGGTCAGCACGCACGCCCCGATCGTCTTCGCCGCCCGCGCCATCCAGGCCCGGCTCGACTACCGCGAGGACGATGTCGTCCTCGTCGCGGTGCCGGTCTCCTTCGACTACGGGCTCTACCAGATCCTGCTGTCCGTGATCGCGGGCGCCCAGGTGGTGCTCACCTCACCGGACCGCCATGTGCGGCTGCTGTCCACGCTGCACGAGTACGGGGTCACGGTCGTCCCCCTGGTGCCCTCGCTCGGCGAAATGCTGCTCACGCTCGCCAAGCGGGACCGCCGCGAGGCGCCCCCGGTGCGGCTGTTCACCAACACCGGCGCGGCTCTGACCGGGCCCGTCATCGCCCAACTGCGGGCCGCGTTCCCCAAGGCCCAGGTCTCGCCGATGTTCGGCACCACCGAGTGCAAGCGCATCACCGTCCTCGAACCGGACGGCGACCTCGTACGCCCCGGCTCTGTCGGACGCGCCCTCGACGGCACCGAGGTGCTGATCCTGGACGACGACGGCCGGCTCCTGCCGTCCGGCACGGTCGGCGAGATCTGCGTACGCGGACCGCACATCATGACCGGCTACTGGCAGGCCCCGGAGCAGACCGCCCTGCGGTTCCGCCCCGACCCGGTGACCGGCGAGACCACCCTGCACACCGGCGACTACGGACATCTCGACGCCTACGGCCACCTCTACTTCGAGGGCCGGCGCGACGACCTGTTCAAGCGCAAGGGCGTCCGCATGGGCACCCTGGAGATCGAGACGGCGGCGCTCGACATCGAGGGCGTC
Protein-coding sequences here:
- a CDS encoding MupA/Atu3671 family FMN-dependent luciferase-like monooxygenase → MNADSRQTGSHGADGSAGERPLDFGVFFFAAVGDRAEETYRLMLDAARRADELGFGFVSTPERHFHRFGGAFPNPAVTSAAIAAVTSRIQIRAGSVVTPLHPAARIVEDFAMVDGISGGRVAISVGSGWNVNDFVIAPEKYETRREQMIKDVTDIRTAWRTGHWTGPNPLGVETTLPVFPRPVQDDLSVWVTASRSEGTFREAGRLGCNILTHLENQDVESLGDKIALYRSARAEAGWDGPGKVTVMMHTYVADDAATAREVGGGALRDYLLSAIDLEALAVEAGGRMSGNKQGREVLSAVKAQRKLAELGVNRYLSGNSLIGSVEECTETARRVRAAGVDEIACLVDFVADPRLVLASLERVAAVRREAARAAEPVLAA
- a CDS encoding class I adenylate-forming enzyme family protein; this translates as MTTQTLVAADTGTDTVHGLLAAAVAARPDAPAVRDASGVWTYAELDAWSRAYADWLTAQGVGHADRILVRVGNTREFTALMFGALRRGIAFVPVNPAMKRFHLNTVVPDCDPVLVIGQDAQDTAILRKLTGRPVFELDVVRRGAEALYDASLAADEAPVAPDDLGLLIYTSGSTSAPKAVVSTHAPIVFAARAIQARLDYREDDVVLVAVPVSFDYGLYQILLSVIAGAQVVLTSPDRHVRLLSTLHEYGVTVVPLVPSLGEMLLTLAKRDRREAPPVRLFTNTGAALTGPVIAQLRAAFPKAQVSPMFGTTECKRITVLEPDGDLVRPGSVGRALDGTEVLILDDDGRLLPSGTVGEICVRGPHIMTGYWQAPEQTALRFRPDPVTGETTLHTGDYGHLDAYGHLYFEGRRDDLFKRKGVRMGTLEIETAALDIEGVTAAAALAPAEGQDLTLYAVTELSADEVLAQLTERLEAAKVPAACHLLDALPLTPNGKTDKQRLRREQK